A single window of Xiphophorus hellerii strain 12219 chromosome 12, Xiphophorus_hellerii-4.1, whole genome shotgun sequence DNA harbors:
- the adam28 gene encoding disintegrin and metalloproteinase domain-containing protein 28 isoform X2 — translation MTRTLLLLLVFLNASFRPSESHNPTFEVGKDYEVVRPVRLHAVRKRSTEYLRPETIKYAMTVGGRDIQLQLEKNNELLTRNYTETYYQEDGTRVTTSPHDVDHCYYHGKIVNDSESSASISTCEGLRGYFRTSAQRYLIEPLSGGDEADHAVTTVNDGNLTPAVCGVTNTSWEDDMEPPTSRSRSRSGGVPVLLQEKYIELVLVADNRAYIKMNRDLTKLRQRIFEIVNFVNMGYKPLKTFIGLVGLEVWSKNDLISVTNPANANLDAFKAWRNSELVKRIKHDNAHLISGIDFEGATVGLAYIGTLCGDHSVGVVQDHTDRAIAVGATLAHEMGHNLGMNHDDSSGCSCSGDSCIMAAALSYNIPRTFSSCSFANYERYLTSRNPSCLFDKPDFTRIVAPGVCGNGFLEKGEQCDCGSVQECTNPCCNATSCTLTAGSQCAEGECCDNCKIQPRSIECRRKQDDCDLAEYCDGKSATCPEDVFTVNGLPCDKGLGYCYNGQCPQRAAQCKKVYGNDADEAPSSCYNYNTRGVYYAFCRRLSDTNFVPCQKQDVLCGKLFCQGGNANPIYGQMVSIGACKAAFFSDYTKDYGQVDEGTVCGEGKVCSQNQCMNVESAYRNTNCSAKCPGNAVCNHRSECQCLPGWLPPNCGAKDDAFTSLSTGANIAISLAVILVVLGLFLGVVGFMCRKKRSPTLPVSQTQRKAAAVSSSAPHVTQEYTISQPSPLRQAPKPKGAPPPPPPAGNRPKPPSQNYSAARQALRPVPPPKV, via the exons ATGACACGGACTCTCCTATTGTTGCTCGTCTTCCTGAATGCCTCGTTCAGGCCCTCAG AAAGCCACAACCCAACCTTTGAGGTGGGGAAAGACTATGAGGTGGTTCGACCTGTCAGACTTCATGCAGTAAGGAAAAGAAGCACAGAG TACCTCAGACCAGAGACGATTAAATATGCAATGACTGTTGGAGGAAGAGACATTCAATTACAACTTGAGAAAAACAA TGAGTTACTAACCAGAAACTACACAGAAACCTACTACCAAGAAGATGGAACCCGGGTCACCACTAGCCCACATGATGTT GATCACTGTTACTACCATGGGAAGATTGTGAATGACAGCGAGTCATCTGCTAGCATCAGTACATGTGAGGGACTAAG GGGTTACTTCAGGACGTCTGCCCAGCGGTACCTGATTGAGCCTCTCTCTGGCGGCGACGAGGCCGACCACGCTGTGACCACCGTAAACGACGGGAACTTGACGCCTGCGGTGTGTGGCGTTACAAACACCTCCTGGGAGGACGACATGGAGCCGCCAACAAGCCGGAGCCGCTCCAGATCTGGG GGTGTTCCGGTTCTACTGCAGGAGAAATACATTGAACTCGTTCTTGTAGCTGATAATCGAGCG TACATAAAGATGAACAGAGATCTGACCAAGCTGAGACAGAGGATATTTGAAATCGTCAACTTTGTCAACATG GGATACAAACCCCTGAAGACGTTTATCGGTCTGGTGGGTCTGGAGGTCTGGTCCAAAAACGACCTGATCTCTGTGACCAACCCTGCTAACGCCAACCTGGATGCTTTCAAGGCCTGGAGAAACTCCGAGCTGGTGAAACGGATAAAACACGACAATGCACACCTCATCAG CGGGATCGACTTTGAAGGAGCCACCGTGGGTCTGGCTTACATCGGGACTCTGTGCGGTGACCACTCGGTCGGGGTGGTACAG GATCACACCGACCGAGCCATTGCAGTGGGAGCGACTCTGGCCCACGAGATGGGCCACAACCTGGGCATGAATCACGACGACTCCAGTGGCTGCTCTTGTTCTGGGGACAGCTGCATCATGGCCGCAGCGCTCAG CTATAATATTCCACGCACGTTCAGTAGCTGCAGCTTCGCCAACTATGAGAGGTACCTGACCAGCCGCAACCCCAGCTGCTTGTTCGACAAGCCAGACTTCACCAGGATCGTGGCTCCAGGAGTCTGTGGGAACGGATTTTTGGAAAAGGGAGAGCAGTGCGACTGTGGCTCTGTGCAG GAGTGCACCAACCCATGCTGCAACGCCACCAGCTGCACCCTGACCGCAGGGTCACAATGCGCTGAAGGCGAGTGCTGCGACAACTGCAAG ATCCAGCCTCGCTCCATCGAGTGCCGCAGGAAGCAGGACGACTGCGACCTGGCGGAGTACTGCGACGGGAAGAGCGCCACCTGTCCCGAGGACGTGTTCACTGTGAACGGGCTCCCGTGCGATAAGGGCCTGGGCTACTGCTACAACGGTCAGTGTCCACAGAGGGCAGCGCAGTGCAAGAAGGTCTACGGCAACG ACGCTGATGAGGCTCCTTCATCCTGCTACAATTACAACACCAGAGGAGTTTACTATGCTTTCTGCAGACGCCTCTCCGACACCAACTTTGTTCCCTGCCAAAAACA AGATGTTTTGTGTGGGAAGCTCTTCTGCCAGGGCGGCAATGCGAACCCAATCTACGGCCAAATGGTCTCAATAGGTGCCTGCAAGGCGGCGTTCTTTTCCGACTACACCAAAGACTACGGGCAGGTGGATGAAGGCACCGTGTGTGGAGAGGGAAAG GTGTGCAGCCAGAACCAGTGCATGAATGTCGAGAGTGcgtacagaaacacaaactgctCGGCGAAATGCCCCGGCAACGCT GTGTGCAATCACAGGAGTGAGTGTCAGTGCCTGCCCGGCTGGTTGCCTCCTAACTGCGGAGCAAAGGATGATGCTTTCACTTCTCTGTCCACCG GGGCAAACATCGCCATCTCCCTGGCTGTCATTCTGGTGGTCCTCGGCCTGTTTTTGGGGGTCGTGGGGTTCATGTGTAGGAAGAAACGCAGTCCAACCCTACCAGT TTCACAGACGCAGAGAAAAGCCGCAGCAGTGAGCAGCTCTGCGCCTCACGTCACCCAGGAATACACCATCAGCCAGCCCAGCCCACTCAGACAG GCACCGAAGCCCAAAGGAGCTccgcctcctccacctccagcaGGGAACCGACCCAAACCCCCGAGCCAGAACTACAGCGCTGCGCGCCAG GCTCTGAGACCCGTACCTCCCCCAAAGGTCTGA
- the adam28 gene encoding disintegrin and metalloproteinase domain-containing protein 28 isoform X1: MVGRDLDIGYPPAVSFCVFTESHNPTFEVGKDYEVVRPVRLHAVRKRSTEYLRPETIKYAMTVGGRDIQLQLEKNNELLTRNYTETYYQEDGTRVTTSPHDVDHCYYHGKIVNDSESSASISTCEGLRGYFRTSAQRYLIEPLSGGDEADHAVTTVNDGNLTPAVCGVTNTSWEDDMEPPTSRSRSRSGGVPVLLQEKYIELVLVADNRAYIKMNRDLTKLRQRIFEIVNFVNMGYKPLKTFIGLVGLEVWSKNDLISVTNPANANLDAFKAWRNSELVKRIKHDNAHLISGIDFEGATVGLAYIGTLCGDHSVGVVQDHTDRAIAVGATLAHEMGHNLGMNHDDSSGCSCSGDSCIMAAALSYNIPRTFSSCSFANYERYLTSRNPSCLFDKPDFTRIVAPGVCGNGFLEKGEQCDCGSVQECTNPCCNATSCTLTAGSQCAEGECCDNCKIQPRSIECRRKQDDCDLAEYCDGKSATCPEDVFTVNGLPCDKGLGYCYNGQCPQRAAQCKKVYGNDADEAPSSCYNYNTRGVYYAFCRRLSDTNFVPCQKQDVLCGKLFCQGGNANPIYGQMVSIGACKAAFFSDYTKDYGQVDEGTVCGEGKVCSQNQCMNVESAYRNTNCSAKCPGNAVCNHRSECQCLPGWLPPNCGAKDDAFTSLSTGANIAISLAVILVVLGLFLGVVGFMCRKKRSPTLPVSQTQRKAAAVSSSAPHVTQEYTISQPSPLRQAPKPKGAPPPPPPAGNRPKPPSQNYSAARQALRPVPPPKV; this comes from the exons ATGGTGGGAAGAGATTTGGATATTGGATATCCACCTGCTGTCTCCTTTTGTGTGTTCACAGAAAGCCACAACCCAACCTTTGAGGTGGGGAAAGACTATGAGGTGGTTCGACCTGTCAGACTTCATGCAGTAAGGAAAAGAAGCACAGAG TACCTCAGACCAGAGACGATTAAATATGCAATGACTGTTGGAGGAAGAGACATTCAATTACAACTTGAGAAAAACAA TGAGTTACTAACCAGAAACTACACAGAAACCTACTACCAAGAAGATGGAACCCGGGTCACCACTAGCCCACATGATGTT GATCACTGTTACTACCATGGGAAGATTGTGAATGACAGCGAGTCATCTGCTAGCATCAGTACATGTGAGGGACTAAG GGGTTACTTCAGGACGTCTGCCCAGCGGTACCTGATTGAGCCTCTCTCTGGCGGCGACGAGGCCGACCACGCTGTGACCACCGTAAACGACGGGAACTTGACGCCTGCGGTGTGTGGCGTTACAAACACCTCCTGGGAGGACGACATGGAGCCGCCAACAAGCCGGAGCCGCTCCAGATCTGGG GGTGTTCCGGTTCTACTGCAGGAGAAATACATTGAACTCGTTCTTGTAGCTGATAATCGAGCG TACATAAAGATGAACAGAGATCTGACCAAGCTGAGACAGAGGATATTTGAAATCGTCAACTTTGTCAACATG GGATACAAACCCCTGAAGACGTTTATCGGTCTGGTGGGTCTGGAGGTCTGGTCCAAAAACGACCTGATCTCTGTGACCAACCCTGCTAACGCCAACCTGGATGCTTTCAAGGCCTGGAGAAACTCCGAGCTGGTGAAACGGATAAAACACGACAATGCACACCTCATCAG CGGGATCGACTTTGAAGGAGCCACCGTGGGTCTGGCTTACATCGGGACTCTGTGCGGTGACCACTCGGTCGGGGTGGTACAG GATCACACCGACCGAGCCATTGCAGTGGGAGCGACTCTGGCCCACGAGATGGGCCACAACCTGGGCATGAATCACGACGACTCCAGTGGCTGCTCTTGTTCTGGGGACAGCTGCATCATGGCCGCAGCGCTCAG CTATAATATTCCACGCACGTTCAGTAGCTGCAGCTTCGCCAACTATGAGAGGTACCTGACCAGCCGCAACCCCAGCTGCTTGTTCGACAAGCCAGACTTCACCAGGATCGTGGCTCCAGGAGTCTGTGGGAACGGATTTTTGGAAAAGGGAGAGCAGTGCGACTGTGGCTCTGTGCAG GAGTGCACCAACCCATGCTGCAACGCCACCAGCTGCACCCTGACCGCAGGGTCACAATGCGCTGAAGGCGAGTGCTGCGACAACTGCAAG ATCCAGCCTCGCTCCATCGAGTGCCGCAGGAAGCAGGACGACTGCGACCTGGCGGAGTACTGCGACGGGAAGAGCGCCACCTGTCCCGAGGACGTGTTCACTGTGAACGGGCTCCCGTGCGATAAGGGCCTGGGCTACTGCTACAACGGTCAGTGTCCACAGAGGGCAGCGCAGTGCAAGAAGGTCTACGGCAACG ACGCTGATGAGGCTCCTTCATCCTGCTACAATTACAACACCAGAGGAGTTTACTATGCTTTCTGCAGACGCCTCTCCGACACCAACTTTGTTCCCTGCCAAAAACA AGATGTTTTGTGTGGGAAGCTCTTCTGCCAGGGCGGCAATGCGAACCCAATCTACGGCCAAATGGTCTCAATAGGTGCCTGCAAGGCGGCGTTCTTTTCCGACTACACCAAAGACTACGGGCAGGTGGATGAAGGCACCGTGTGTGGAGAGGGAAAG GTGTGCAGCCAGAACCAGTGCATGAATGTCGAGAGTGcgtacagaaacacaaactgctCGGCGAAATGCCCCGGCAACGCT GTGTGCAATCACAGGAGTGAGTGTCAGTGCCTGCCCGGCTGGTTGCCTCCTAACTGCGGAGCAAAGGATGATGCTTTCACTTCTCTGTCCACCG GGGCAAACATCGCCATCTCCCTGGCTGTCATTCTGGTGGTCCTCGGCCTGTTTTTGGGGGTCGTGGGGTTCATGTGTAGGAAGAAACGCAGTCCAACCCTACCAGT TTCACAGACGCAGAGAAAAGCCGCAGCAGTGAGCAGCTCTGCGCCTCACGTCACCCAGGAATACACCATCAGCCAGCCCAGCCCACTCAGACAG GCACCGAAGCCCAAAGGAGCTccgcctcctccacctccagcaGGGAACCGACCCAAACCCCCGAGCCAGAACTACAGCGCTGCGCGCCAG GCTCTGAGACCCGTACCTCCCCCAAAGGTCTGA